The Streptomyces sp. V4I8 genome includes the window TCCACCCGCCACCTCCTCGCCTATCTCTTCCGCACCCTGCGCACCGGCCGCCTCGTCGTCCTGGCCACCTACCGCTCCGACGACATCCACCGCCGCCACCCGCTGCGCCCTCTCCTCGCCGAACTCGACCGGCTGCGCACGGTCCGCCGGATCGAACTCGGCCGCTTCAACCGCGCCGAGGTGTGCCGCCAGATCGCCGGCATCCTCGCCGCCGAACCCGACCCGGACCAGGTCGACGAGATCTTCGAGCGCTCCGACGGCAACGCCTTCTTCGTCGAGGAACTCGCCGTCGCCGCCCACGAGGGCTCCTGCACCGGCCTCACCGACACCCTGCGCGATCTGCTCCTCGTGCGGGTGGAGGGACTGCCCGAGGCCGCCCAGCGGGTTGCCCGGATCGTCGCCGAGGGCGGCTCCACCGTGGAGTACCGGCTGCTCGCGGCCGTCGCCCAGCTCGCCGAGGACGACCTCATCGAGGCGCTGCGGGCCGCCGTCAACGCCAACATCCTCACCGCCGCGCCCGGCGGCGACGGCTACCGTTTCCGGCACTCCCTGGTCCGCGAGGCCGTCGGAGACGACCTGCTGCCCGGCGAACGCTCCCGTCTCAACCGCCGCTACGCCGAAGCACTGGAGGCCGACCCGACGCTCGTCCCGGCCGCCGAACGCGTCACGCGACTGGCCAGCTACTGGTACCACGCCCACGACCCGGCCAAGGCCCTGCCCGCCGTCCTGGACGCCTCCGTCAGCGCCCGCCGCCGGCACGCACCCTCCGAGCAACTACGGCTGCTGGAACGCGCGATGGAGCTGTGGGACGCCGCCCCCGAGGACATCCGGGCCACTCTGCGCCCCGTCGACTACACCGAGGTCTATCCGCCATGCGGCTGCGACCCCGCCACCACACCTCTGCGCTACCTCGACCTCATGGCCGAGGCCGCCGTCGCCGGACGGCTCTGCGGGGAACGCGAACGCGCCCTGAAGATCACCAAGCGCGCCCTGCACCTGCTGGAGGAGGACGGCGACCCGCTCCGCGCCGCCTGGTTCTGGGTCCAGCGCTCCCGGCTGGTCCAGGCGCAGGCCCGCGGCGACGGCTGGAAGGAACTGCGCACCGCACAGGAACTGGTGCGCGGCCTGCCGCCGTCCGAGGTGCACGCCGAGGTGCTGGCCACCGCGGCCAACTGGGCGATGCTCCGCGACCCCGGCCCCGACGCCATGTCGGCCGCCGAACGGGCCGTCGAGTACGCACGCATGGTGGGCGCCGAGGACATCGAGCTGAACGCGCGCCTCACGCTCGGCGGCCTCATGGTGGAAGCCGGGCACATGGAGGCCGGACTGGCCCAGATGTACCAGGTCAGGGACGAGGTGCTGGCCCGTGGCCTGACCACGGTGGTGGGCCGCAGCCATGTGAACCTGCCGTCCGCCCTCGAAGGCGTCGGCCGCTCCCAGGACGCCGTCGTCATCCTGCGCGAGGGCCTGCGGCTCACCCAGGAGTGGGGCCTGTGCGACTCCGAGGCCTGGGTCTGGACGAACCTCGCCGAGTCGCTGATCTCCCTGGGCCACTGGGACGAGGCCGCCGAAGCCGCGGCGCACGCCCAGCGGACGGGACAGTCGGCGAAGCCGCGCGGCGGCGGCTCCAACAAGCTCGCCCAGCTCGCGCTCGCCCGCGGCGAGGTCGCCGAGGCCGCCCGCCATCTGGCCGCCGCCCGCACCTTCTATGGCACCCACGACCCCATGCCGCAGAACAACCTCCCGATGTCCTGCCTCACCATCGGCATAGCCGCCGCCGAGGGCCGTCTCCTCGACGCCCGCGCGGAGGCCGACCGGGCCCTGAGCGCCGGCTTCCCGCCCGGCACCCACGGCTACGCATGGCCGCTGGTGCTGGCCGCAGCCATCGCCGAGTCCGACGCCCGCGCCCACACACTGCCCGCCGCGCAGGAGGGCCGCGCCGCCTTCCTGCAACGGCTCTTCGACGCCGTCCGGAAGCTCACCACCGGCGCGCCGCTGTGGCTGGCGTACGAGAAGTGGACCCGAGCCGAACTCGACCGGGCCGGGAACCGGGCCCCCGAGCCCGACACCTGGTCGGACGTGGTCACCGCCTTCGAAGCCCTGGAACGCCCCTACGACCTCGCTCAGGTCCGCCACCGCCTGGCCGAGTCCCTGCTCGCGATCGGCGGCGACGACGAGCGCGCCCGCGCCACGGAACTGCTCCGCCTGGCCCGGGCCGCCGCCACCCACCTGGGCGCCCGCCCCCTCGTCGATGCCACGACCCACCTGGCCCAGCGAGCCCGCCTCACCCTCACGACGGCCCCGCCCCTGCCCCCGACCGACCCCGCCGACTCCCTCGGCCTCACCACCCGCGAACGCGACGTCCTCCGCCTGGTCTCCGCAGGCCGCACCAACCGCCAGATAGCCGAGGAGCTCTTCATCTCCCCGAAGACGGCCAGCGTCCATGTGTCGAACATCCTGGGGAAGCTCGGCGTCTCCGGGAGAGGTGAGGCAGCGGCGGTGGCGCATCGGATGGGACTGTTCGCGGCCGAAACTCTCAGGTCGGGGGCATGAGCCCGAGGTATACGCTGTAAGGGACGTCGGTCCGGAGGAGGTCGCGTGTTCAACGCTTTCGAGGAACTCTTCGCGCCCGGCCGCAAGCACACCCGCGACGAACAGAACCGTCTGGAACTGACCCGCGAGGACGTCGGGGACAACGACCCCGTGCGCGGGCCGATAGACCTCGCCTCCGGGAAGGTCGTCGTACGGATGACTGAGCCGTCGGTCAGGGAGGACGACGACGAGGGCGACGGGAAGGCCGAAGGGAAGGCCGAAGGGGAGGCCGAAGGGGAGGAGTGAGGGCCCCGCCCCTGCTCAGCTCACCCGCACCTCCAGGATCAGCTCACCTGCACCTCCAGAATCCGGTCGTCCCCGTCCTTCGGGCTGCCCCGCCCATCGGTGTTGCTCGTCGTCACCCACAGCATGTCGCCGCCGGCCGGGACGACCGTCCGCAGCCGGCCGTACTCGCCCTCCAGGAAGGCCTGCGGGTCCGCCGACGCCTCGGTGCCGTTCAGCGGGACGCGCCACAGGCGCTGGCCCTTCAGACCCGCCATCCAGACCGAGCCCTCGGCGTAGGCGATGCCGCTGGGGGAGGCGTCGTCCGTGCCCCACTGAGCCAGCGGGTTGTGGTACTTGGAGTCGTCGGACTTGCCCTCCGCCTCCGGCCAGCCGTAGTTGTCGCCCGGCTTGATCGCGTTCAGCTCGTCCCAGGTGTCCTGGCCGAACTCCGCGGCGAACAGGCGCTGTTTGGAGTCCCAGGCCAGGCCCTGGACGTTGCGGTGGCCGTATGTGTACACGGGGGAGTCGGCGAAGGGGTTGCCCGGAGCCGGTTCGCCCTCCGGTGTCAGGCGGAGGATCTTGCCGCCCAGGGACTCCTTGTCCTGGGACCGGCCCGTGTCACCGCTCTCGCCCGTGCCCGCGTACAGCATCTTGTCCGGGCCGAAGGCGATCCGGCCGCCGTTGTGGATGAAGCCCTTGGGAATGCCCCTGAAGATCGTGTCGGGCGCGCCCAGCTGCTCGCCGGACGGCCGCTGCTCGTCGTACAGCATGCGGACGATGCGGTTGTCCGAGGCCGAGGTGAAGTACGCGTAGATCATGTGGTCCGAGGCGTAGTCCGGCGACAGCGCCAGGCCCATGAGGCCGCCCTCGCCCGCCGGTGACACCCCCGGCACCTCGCCCAGCTCGGCCTTCTTGCCGGTCTTCCCGTCCACCCGGGTGATCGTGGCGTCGTCGCGGGAGGAGACGAGCAGATCGCCGTCGGGGAGCGGGGCCAGGCCCCAGGGGGTGTTCAGGCCCTCGGCGACCGTGCGCACCACCTTGACGGTGCCCCGTGCCGGCGGAGTCTCCTCGGCCGCCTGACCGGCGGGCGGCGATCCCGTAGTACTGCTCGGGGCCGCGGCCCCGCCGCCTGGTGAGCCCCCGTCGTCGGAGGAACATCCGGCCGTCAGCAGGAGTGCGGCCGCGGCCATCACGGCCGTCACAACTCGACGTTGCACGATCACGGTCCCTTCGACGCGGCGGGTTCTACTTCTCTTACACCGCTCGCG containing:
- a CDS encoding AAA family ATPase, with protein sequence MLAPVESRSVSPVFVGRATELETLNEVLVQAAAGNPQALVIGGEAGVGKTRLVEEFATAAAREGAVVVLGGCVEIGADGLPFAPFSTALRALRRELPGELAAAAAGQEEELARLLPELGETAPARGADRSDEEGMARLFELTARLLERVAAGRTVVVALEDLHWADASTRHLLAYLFRTLRTGRLVVLATYRSDDIHRRHPLRPLLAELDRLRTVRRIELGRFNRAEVCRQIAGILAAEPDPDQVDEIFERSDGNAFFVEELAVAAHEGSCTGLTDTLRDLLLVRVEGLPEAAQRVARIVAEGGSTVEYRLLAAVAQLAEDDLIEALRAAVNANILTAAPGGDGYRFRHSLVREAVGDDLLPGERSRLNRRYAEALEADPTLVPAAERVTRLASYWYHAHDPAKALPAVLDASVSARRRHAPSEQLRLLERAMELWDAAPEDIRATLRPVDYTEVYPPCGCDPATTPLRYLDLMAEAAVAGRLCGERERALKITKRALHLLEEDGDPLRAAWFWVQRSRLVQAQARGDGWKELRTAQELVRGLPPSEVHAEVLATAANWAMLRDPGPDAMSAAERAVEYARMVGAEDIELNARLTLGGLMVEAGHMEAGLAQMYQVRDEVLARGLTTVVGRSHVNLPSALEGVGRSQDAVVILREGLRLTQEWGLCDSEAWVWTNLAESLISLGHWDEAAEAAAHAQRTGQSAKPRGGGSNKLAQLALARGEVAEAARHLAAARTFYGTHDPMPQNNLPMSCLTIGIAAAEGRLLDARAEADRALSAGFPPGTHGYAWPLVLAAAIAESDARAHTLPAAQEGRAAFLQRLFDAVRKLTTGAPLWLAYEKWTRAELDRAGNRAPEPDTWSDVVTAFEALERPYDLAQVRHRLAESLLAIGGDDERARATELLRLARAAATHLGARPLVDATTHLAQRARLTLTTAPPLPPTDPADSLGLTTRERDVLRLVSAGRTNRQIAEELFISPKTASVHVSNILGKLGVSGRGEAAAVAHRMGLFAAETLRSGA
- a CDS encoding sorbosone dehydrogenase family protein encodes the protein MAAAALLLTAGCSSDDGGSPGGGAAAPSSTTGSPPAGQAAEETPPARGTVKVVRTVAEGLNTPWGLAPLPDGDLLVSSRDDATITRVDGKTGKKAELGEVPGVSPAGEGGLMGLALSPDYASDHMIYAYFTSASDNRIVRMLYDEQRPSGEQLGAPDTIFRGIPKGFIHNGGRIAFGPDKMLYAGTGESGDTGRSQDKESLGGKILRLTPEGEPAPGNPFADSPVYTYGHRNVQGLAWDSKQRLFAAEFGQDTWDELNAIKPGDNYGWPEAEGKSDDSKYHNPLAQWGTDDASPSGIAYAEGSVWMAGLKGQRLWRVPLNGTEASADPQAFLEGEYGRLRTVVPAGGDMLWVTTSNTDGRGSPKDGDDRILEVQVS
- a CDS encoding DUF6191 domain-containing protein is translated as MFNAFEELFAPGRKHTRDEQNRLELTREDVGDNDPVRGPIDLASGKVVVRMTEPSVREDDDEGDGKAEGKAEGEAEGEE